A genome region from Erythrolamprus reginae isolate rEryReg1 chromosome 4, rEryReg1.hap1, whole genome shotgun sequence includes the following:
- the UBL3 gene encoding ubiquitin-like protein 3, protein MSSSVPSDMINLRLILVSGKTKEFLFSPNDSAGDIAKHVYDNWPMDWEEEQVSSPNILRLIYQGRFLHGNVTLGALKLPFGKTTVMHLVARETLPEPNSQGQRNREKTGESNCCIIL, encoded by the exons aTAAATTTGCGCCTCATTTTGGTAAGTGGAAAAACGAAAGAGTTCTTGTTCTCACCAAATGATTCAGCAGGGGACATTGCAAAACATGTATATGACAACTGGCCAATGG ATTGGGAAGAAGAACAAGTGAGCAGTCCAAATATTCTGAGACTTATTTATCAAGGAAGATTTCTTCATGGCAATGTAACACTAGGAG caTTAAAATTGCCATTTGGCAAAACAACAGTGATGCATTTGGTGGCTAGAGAGACATTGCCAGAGCCAAATTCTCAAG GGCAGAGAAATCGTGAAAAAACTGGAGAGAGCAATTGTTGTATCATCCTGTAG